In Anser cygnoides isolate HZ-2024a breed goose chromosome Z, Taihu_goose_T2T_genome, whole genome shotgun sequence, a genomic segment contains:
- the LOC136789011 gene encoding E3 ubiquitin-protein ligase Topors-like yields MATEEAWTCPVCREGRKDVAYATPCNHRFCLGCIQRWAKLKASCPLCRTGMRTIKVSVRGEEDYLECIVSPPAVPVPVGFQAGSATAPHSPAAPAASSVPAEERDAEPDPRAAVGGLLPEDWAVLFRERRDILDPVLPWLRRELSAIYGTRWWQARAAESFLLHSLCVMGLDRDAIIQHTQPALGPLTVPLIDGLVGTIVGLCGEEARRLLGLESGHTAGVQEDSPAGASGPTASMQGTISTSPAPSNSNAGPDMEELPSTSSAFQHGGPGEVPAAANPQEQEEPREELGQEAAAGPSARACRRRPSTPHRSTRGSRRPRKRTQAGSAQDSAQPCKRPPPRRF; encoded by the coding sequence ATGGCCACAGAGGAGGCGTGGACGTGTCCCGTCTGCCGGGAGGGGCGAAAGGATGTGGCCTACGCGACACCATGTAACCACcggttctgcctgggctgcatccagcgcTGGGCAAAGCTGAAGGCGAGCTGCCCACTCTGCAGGACGGGCATGAGGACCATCAAGGTTTCCGTGCGGGGAGAGGAGGACTACTTGGAATGCATCGTCTCCCCTCCCGCAGTGCCCGTACCTGttggcttccaggcaggcagcgccaccgccccccacagccctgcagcgccggctgcgtcctctgtgccagccgaggagagggatgcggagcccgatccccgcgctgctgtgggcggcctcctgcccgaggactgggccgtgctgttcagggagcgcagggacatcctcgaccctgtgctgccctggctgcgccgCGAGCTCTCAGCCATCTATGGGACACGCTGGTGGCAggcgagagctgcagagagcttcctcctgcactccctgtgtgtgatggggctggacagggacgccatcattcagcacacacagcccgccTTGGGGCCCCTCACCGTGCCGCTCATCGACGGGCTCGTGGGCACCATCGTGGGCCTCTGCGGAGAGGAGGCACGGAGGCTACTGGGCCTCGAGAGTGGCCACACTGCTGGGGTACAGGAGGACAGCCCTGCAGGTGCTTCTGGTCCCACTGCCTCCATGCAGGGAAccatcagcaccagccccgcgccctccaACAGCAACGCAGGCCCTGACATGGAGGAGCTGCCCAGCACATCCAGCGCTTTCCAGCATGGGGGTCCTGGcgaagtcccagctgcagccaacccccaggagcaggaagagccccgtgaagagctggggcaggaggcagcagcaggtccctctgcccgggCCTGCAGGCGCAGACCCTCCACTCCTCACCGCTCGactcgggggtcccggcgccccaggaagcgcacccaggcaggcagtgcccaagactctgcccagccctgcaagaggccgcccccccggcgctTCTAG